The following are encoded together in the Aerococcus mictus genome:
- the mraZ gene encoding division/cell wall cluster transcriptional repressor MraZ, with the protein MLMGEYKHNIDSKGRLIMPAKLRDDLGERFVITRGLDGCIFGYPKATWDLVQEKLKQLPLAKKDARAFTRFFYSAAQEVELDKQGRINIPQTLIDFAHLEKACRVIGVSERIEIWDEGRWLAEAESLSDNFEDIAENLFDFGL; encoded by the coding sequence ATGTTAATGGGAGAATATAAACATAATATCGACAGCAAGGGTCGCCTGATTATGCCCGCTAAATTGCGCGATGATTTAGGGGAGCGTTTTGTAATTACTCGCGGCTTGGATGGCTGTATTTTTGGTTATCCGAAAGCTACCTGGGACCTGGTCCAGGAAAAGTTAAAACAACTTCCCTTAGCTAAGAAGGATGCCCGGGCCTTTACCCGTTTTTTTTACTCAGCTGCCCAAGAGGTAGAACTGGATAAGCAAGGGCGGATTAATATTCCCCAAACCTTGATCGATTTTGCTCATTTAGAAAAGGCCTGTCGCGTGATTGGTGTCAGTGAACGGATAGAAATCTGGGATGAAGGCCGCTGGCTAGCAGAAGCTGAGTCGCTTTCAGATAATTTTGAAGATATTGCAGAAAACCTGTTTGATTTTGGTCTTTAG
- the rsmH gene encoding 16S rRNA (cytosine(1402)-N(4))-methyltransferase RsmH produces MSETFHHITVLLKETVDALNVKEDGSYVDCTLGGGGHTSYLLSKLSAKGRLYAFDQDIQAINHAKDRFADAIAAGQLTLIHANFAQLEEQLAQRGVKQVDGILYDLGVSSPQLDDRERGFSYKQDAPLDMRMDQSQSLTAKEVVNEWSYADLVRILKRYGEEKFAKAIARNIENHRQKAAITRTAELVEIIKEAIPAPARRKGGHPAKRSFQAIRIAVNDELGAIESSLSQGLQLIKVEGRIAAISFQSLEDRIVKVMFKEASTVDNLPSQLPLLESQLPQAKFRLVNKKPIYPSQEELDKNSRAQSAKLRVIERVSE; encoded by the coding sequence ATGTCAGAAACATTTCATCATATTACGGTTCTTTTAAAAGAAACGGTTGATGCCTTAAATGTTAAAGAAGATGGTTCTTATGTCGATTGCACCTTGGGAGGCGGCGGTCATACCAGCTATCTCTTAAGTAAACTATCAGCCAAGGGTCGCCTTTATGCTTTTGACCAAGATATCCAGGCCATCAACCATGCTAAGGACCGCTTCGCTGATGCGATTGCAGCTGGGCAACTGACTTTGATCCATGCTAATTTTGCTCAGTTAGAAGAGCAACTTGCCCAAAGAGGCGTTAAGCAAGTTGACGGTATTCTTTATGACTTAGGCGTGTCTTCCCCGCAATTAGATGATAGAGAGCGGGGCTTTTCCTATAAGCAGGATGCTCCTTTAGATATGCGGATGGACCAAAGTCAATCATTGACTGCTAAAGAAGTGGTTAATGAATGGTCTTATGCCGATTTAGTTCGCATCCTCAAACGCTATGGTGAGGAAAAGTTTGCCAAGGCCATTGCGCGTAACATTGAAAACCACCGCCAAAAGGCAGCTATTACTCGGACAGCTGAATTAGTGGAAATTATCAAAGAAGCCATTCCCGCTCCCGCCCGCCGCAAGGGCGGTCACCCAGCTAAACGCAGTTTTCAAGCCATCCGTATTGCAGTCAATGACGAATTGGGAGCCATTGAAAGTTCCTTAAGTCAGGGTTTGCAATTGATAAAGGTTGAGGGGCGGATTGCAGCCATTAGTTTTCAGTCCTTGGAAGACCGAATTGTTAAGGTCATGTTTAAAGAGGCCAGCACTGTGGATAATCTTCCTAGCCAGTTGCCCTTATTGGAAAGCCAACTGCCCCAAGCTAAGTTTCGTCTAGTAAATAAAAAACCGATTTATCCCAGCCAGGAAGAATTAGACAAGAATTCACGGGCACAAAGCGCCAAGTTACGTGTCATTGAACGGGTATCGGAGTAA
- a CDS encoding YceD family protein, with amino-acid sequence MKWSFQELRIKAQDPLKVDKTLDLKADLMNKNQEVLDLSPVKVQGYLIYDDHTVLAQLEIALTITLPSSRSLEPVDVAMQFPIRERYIESGWQSELVQDEDNLVIELEDNTVDLGRAIVDNIITHIPLKRLTPDELEATELPSGDDWNLMTEASFQNDEKKSDQIDPRFAKLKDLLSDNTSES; translated from the coding sequence ATGAAATGGTCTTTTCAAGAACTCCGTATAAAAGCCCAAGATCCCTTAAAGGTTGATAAGACCTTGGACCTTAAAGCTGATTTAATGAATAAAAATCAAGAAGTCCTCGACTTATCACCAGTAAAGGTTCAAGGGTATTTGATATACGACGATCATACAGTATTGGCTCAATTAGAAATAGCTTTAACTATAACGCTCCCATCTTCACGGTCTCTTGAACCGGTAGATGTGGCAATGCAGTTTCCAATTCGAGAACGCTATATTGAATCAGGTTGGCAAAGTGAACTTGTCCAAGACGAGGACAACTTAGTCATTGAACTTGAGGATAATACAGTGGATTTGGGGAGGGCCATTGTTGATAATATCATCACACATATCCCTCTTAAACGATTGACGCCTGATGAGTTGGAAGCAACAGAATTACCATCTGGCGACGATTGGAATTTAATGACAGAAGCTTCATTTCAAAATGATGAAAAAAAATCGGATCAAATCGATCCTCGCTTTGCCAAGTTGAAGGATCTATTGAGCGATAATACTTCTGAATCATAA
- a CDS encoding DUF3397 domain-containing protein — MSFSWTEIIIYLMPFLTLFLALYFRQYLNDGRHIHLLPIDVMHPILWLCFHYLTETIFYFSLLPLYFIILGILGLWGLYQEEKLEGIFCWTRFFRKLSKRLFVLTSISYLLMLIVRFIQVIIK; from the coding sequence ATGTCGTTTTCATGGACAGAAATTATTATTTATCTTATGCCATTTTTAACTTTATTTTTAGCCCTTTATTTTCGTCAGTATTTAAATGATGGACGGCATATCCACTTGTTGCCCATCGATGTCATGCATCCTATACTATGGTTATGCTTCCATTATTTAACCGAGACCATTTTTTATTTTTCCTTACTTCCCTTGTATTTTATTATTTTAGGTATCCTGGGGCTTTGGGGCCTGTACCAGGAGGAAAAGCTGGAGGGAATTTTTTGCTGGACTCGTTTCTTTAGGAAACTCTCCAAACGTCTCTTTGTTCTGACCTCTATTTCTTACTTGCTCATGCTTATTGTCCGTTTTATCCAAGTTATCATCAAGTAG
- the murD gene encoding UDP-N-acetylmuramoyl-L-alanine--D-glutamate ligase codes for MEQTSSKQTVKNKKVLVLGLAKTGLSVVKKLAAEGAIVTVNDKQPLDENKAAQDLIEHNVRIISGYHPIELLDEDFAFMVKNPGIPYSNPMVQRAQELNLPIYTDIELLAWFNQAEVIGITGSNGKTTTTSLLGEILQGARELTGKTEVAGNIGIPALTASQGLSSQDRLVLELSSFQLMGIETFRPHIAAIIDLYPTHLDYHGSIENYLAAKWRITKNQGPDDYLLLNYDQEILWQKAKESSAQVIPISIESELEKGAWYNEKEGTLMWGSETVLKREDLFLPGKHNVQNALVALAIAKLLGVSNASIQAACSQFHGVKHRIQFVDQIKDRRFYNDSKATNNEASITALRSFKESLVWIAGGLDRGNGVEELLKELGHVHALVAMGETQDKFIDLANKAGISQISVAKNIEEATQAAYRLSQPGDVILLSPACASWDQYPNFEVRGQRFIDAVAELKNQES; via the coding sequence ATGGAGCAAACATCTAGTAAGCAAACAGTAAAGAATAAAAAGGTTTTGGTCTTAGGTTTGGCCAAAACGGGTCTGAGTGTGGTTAAGAAACTCGCTGCCGAAGGTGCGATTGTGACTGTCAATGATAAGCAGCCCCTAGATGAAAATAAAGCCGCCCAAGATCTTATTGAGCACAATGTTCGTATTATTTCTGGCTATCATCCTATTGAGCTCCTAGACGAGGACTTTGCTTTTATGGTCAAAAATCCTGGCATCCCTTATAGCAACCCCATGGTTCAAAGAGCCCAGGAGTTGAACTTACCGATTTATACCGATATCGAGCTTCTAGCCTGGTTTAACCAAGCGGAGGTCATTGGTATTACCGGATCAAATGGTAAGACAACCACTACCTCCTTATTGGGAGAGATCTTACAAGGCGCTAGGGAATTAACCGGAAAAACGGAAGTAGCCGGCAATATAGGAATACCGGCTTTAACCGCCAGCCAAGGATTAAGCAGTCAAGATCGTTTAGTATTGGAATTGTCCAGCTTTCAATTAATGGGAATTGAAACATTTCGTCCCCATATTGCAGCCATCATTGACCTCTACCCAACCCACTTAGACTATCATGGAAGTATTGAAAATTACCTCGCTGCCAAATGGCGGATTACTAAGAACCAAGGTCCAGACGATTACTTACTATTAAACTATGACCAAGAAATCCTTTGGCAAAAGGCTAAGGAAAGTTCTGCCCAAGTTATTCCGATTTCGATAGAAAGTGAGTTGGAAAAAGGGGCATGGTATAATGAAAAAGAAGGGACCCTAATGTGGGGGAGTGAGACGGTCTTAAAACGAGAAGACCTCTTCTTACCTGGTAAACACAATGTTCAGAATGCCTTAGTCGCTCTTGCTATCGCTAAATTATTAGGCGTAAGCAATGCAAGTATCCAAGCAGCTTGTTCACAATTCCATGGAGTCAAACACCGGATTCAATTTGTTGATCAAATAAAAGACCGCCGCTTTTACAATGATTCCAAGGCGACCAATAATGAAGCCAGCATCACAGCCTTACGCAGTTTTAAAGAGTCCTTAGTATGGATAGCTGGTGGCTTGGACCGAGGAAATGGTGTGGAAGAGCTATTAAAAGAGCTAGGTCATGTGCATGCCCTAGTAGCTATGGGAGAAACCCAGGATAAATTTATCGATCTCGCTAATAAGGCAGGAATTTCTCAAATTAGTGTCGCTAAAAATATTGAAGAGGCGACCCAAGCTGCTTACCGTTTAAGCCAGCCAGGAGATGTGATTCTTTTATCCCCTGCCTGTGCTTCTTGGGACCAATACCCTAATTTTGAAGTGCGTGGTCAACGCTTTATCGATGCAGTAGCAGAATTAAAGAATCAGGAAAGCTAA
- the rpmF gene encoding 50S ribosomal protein L32, with translation MAVPKRKTSKQRKRKRRTHYKLEVPGMVTCPNCGEYRKSHHVCPSCGYYDGQDVMSNNEDAE, from the coding sequence ATGGCAGTACCAAAACGTAAAACATCAAAACAAAGAAAACGCAAACGCCGTACTCATTACAAGTTGGAAGTTCCAGGAATGGTTACTTGTCCAAATTGTGGTGAATACCGTAAGTCACATCATGTCTGCCCAAGTTGTGGATACTACGATGGCCAAGACGTGATGTCTAATAATGAAGATGCAGAATAA
- a CDS encoding penicillin-binding protein has translation MKHQNSKQNRLQFLHIMMLLVSFIFVLFVGRLAYIMLGGEVDGVDLRASAQQQYGRSSIQLAKRGTIYDVGGNAIATDATSYNLYAVLTSAWADEGAEPIHVPDDQKEHTAEVLSKHIDMSKEDILKQLNTENATQIEFGQAGKNLSYAKMQEIQNENLQGIHFDPQPSRLYPSGIFASHVIGYAQFQEAENPLDSRLVGQLGLEKSLDSHLAGKNAIKDYQAGHDQVAVNDANSDDNEAANSEAKDGLDVYTTIDTRLQTYLEGLMSNIYDNYHPESMTAMLVEPSTGNVLAASQRPTFNMQTRKGIEDMWTNLLVGEAFEPGSVIKVLTIAAAIEEGVFDPDATYQSGSIIVDGIRISDWNKVGWGTITQLEGLSQSSNVLVVKLVQAMGYDTWHKYMVEFGLTQKPNSGFSDEIAGSMNYDEELQKANTAFGQGIQVTPWALMQAYTAVGNGGKMMKLHVIDRLEKEDGSIEVVKPEVISSPISEETAQKTLKALESIVYAPTGTGKIYDVEGTRLAVKTGTAEIFDEKAGRYLSGESNYLHSVVGFAPSDHPQYILYLTLKKPSPSAGKLAQVQLSEIFVPFMKRAMEYGKLDQSDQAHLTAVPNVVNSSIQSGQQTMQGNGFVNVEVIGDGDKVIEQFPQAGTRRSLDNRVYLLTNGHVEMPNFLGLEKTEAITLARLLGINLKVNGEGKVISQNIEPGRPISDGQGLTVELQ, from the coding sequence ATGAAACATCAAAATAGCAAGCAAAACCGTTTACAATTTCTGCATATCATGATGCTTTTGGTTAGTTTTATTTTTGTCCTCTTTGTAGGGAGACTAGCTTATATCATGCTGGGTGGAGAAGTTGATGGGGTGGACTTAAGAGCAAGTGCACAGCAACAATATGGAAGAAGTAGTATTCAATTGGCTAAACGTGGGACCATCTATGATGTTGGTGGTAACGCGATAGCTACGGATGCTACTTCTTATAATTTATACGCTGTTTTAACCTCCGCTTGGGCCGATGAAGGCGCCGAACCCATCCATGTTCCTGATGATCAAAAAGAGCACACAGCAGAAGTTTTAAGTAAGCATATTGATATGTCAAAAGAAGACATCCTCAAACAATTAAACACGGAAAATGCCACTCAAATTGAATTTGGCCAAGCTGGGAAAAACCTTTCCTATGCGAAAATGCAAGAGATTCAAAATGAAAACCTGCAAGGGATCCACTTTGACCCCCAACCTTCCCGCCTATATCCCTCGGGAATCTTTGCCTCTCACGTGATTGGTTATGCCCAATTTCAAGAAGCGGAAAATCCCCTGGATAGTCGCCTCGTGGGGCAATTAGGCTTAGAGAAGAGCTTAGACTCCCATCTGGCAGGAAAGAATGCTATCAAAGACTACCAGGCTGGCCATGACCAAGTCGCTGTCAATGATGCCAATAGTGATGATAATGAAGCGGCTAACAGTGAAGCTAAAGATGGCTTAGATGTCTACACGACCATCGATACCCGTTTACAAACCTACCTAGAGGGTTTGATGTCTAACATCTATGATAATTACCATCCTGAATCGATGACAGCCATGTTGGTTGAGCCTTCTACTGGGAATGTTCTGGCAGCCAGCCAACGACCGACTTTTAACATGCAAACCCGCAAAGGGATTGAAGATATGTGGACCAATCTTTTGGTTGGTGAAGCCTTTGAACCCGGGTCGGTTATTAAGGTTTTGACCATTGCTGCTGCTATTGAAGAAGGGGTGTTTGATCCTGATGCTACCTATCAATCGGGGAGTATTATTGTGGATGGTATCCGCATTAGTGACTGGAATAAGGTCGGTTGGGGAACCATTACCCAGTTAGAAGGATTATCCCAATCATCTAACGTGCTTGTGGTAAAATTGGTTCAAGCCATGGGCTATGATACCTGGCATAAGTATATGGTGGAATTTGGCTTAACTCAGAAACCTAATTCAGGTTTCTCTGATGAGATAGCGGGTTCGATGAATTATGATGAAGAACTCCAAAAGGCCAATACCGCTTTTGGACAAGGAATCCAAGTCACTCCTTGGGCCTTAATGCAAGCTTATACCGCAGTCGGTAACGGTGGCAAGATGATGAAATTACATGTAATAGACCGCCTTGAAAAAGAAGATGGCAGTATTGAAGTTGTCAAACCAGAAGTGATTTCCTCACCGATTTCTGAAGAAACCGCTCAAAAAACCTTGAAAGCTTTGGAGTCCATCGTCTATGCCCCAACTGGTACTGGTAAAATCTATGATGTTGAAGGTACTCGTCTGGCGGTTAAGACCGGGACAGCAGAAATTTTTGATGAAAAAGCGGGGCGTTACTTATCTGGTGAATCGAATTATTTACATTCTGTTGTCGGCTTTGCACCTTCCGATCATCCCCAATACATTTTATACTTAACCCTAAAGAAACCATCTCCTTCAGCAGGAAAGTTGGCTCAGGTACAACTTTCAGAAATCTTTGTTCCCTTTATGAAAAGGGCGATGGAATATGGGAAGTTAGATCAATCCGACCAAGCGCATTTAACGGCAGTGCCTAATGTGGTTAACAGCAGTATCCAAAGTGGCCAGCAAACCATGCAGGGAAATGGCTTTGTCAACGTTGAAGTGATTGGTGACGGAGATAAGGTGATTGAACAATTTCCACAAGCGGGGACTAGACGATCTTTAGATAATCGTGTTTATCTCTTAACCAACGGGCATGTGGAAATGCCAAACTTCCTTGGCTTAGAAAAGACAGAAGCTATTACCTTAGCACGTTTGTTAGGAATTAATCTCAAAGTGAATGGTGAAGGTAAAGTGATCAGTCAAAATATAGAACCTGGCCGGCCGATTTCTGATGGCCAGGGGCTTACTGTAGAATTACAATAA
- the ftsL gene encoding cell division protein FtsL → MSSPALEREKAKLQYALPKEEIDHRYSHSAKSLNGHYHVETSTFFTGKDFLLSAGMILFLMVAIFWLINARSSVDAKRQELQNVQRETQALKTEKGNLQQEVNELSSYERVMQYAKDNGLKLEEENIRNVTNETSK, encoded by the coding sequence GTGTCATCACCAGCACTTGAAAGAGAGAAAGCTAAACTTCAATATGCCCTGCCTAAGGAGGAAATTGATCATAGGTATAGTCATTCAGCAAAATCTTTAAATGGTCACTACCATGTAGAGACCTCTACTTTTTTTACGGGAAAAGATTTTTTGCTTTCAGCAGGAATGATTCTCTTTTTAATGGTGGCGATTTTTTGGCTGATTAATGCACGTTCATCAGTGGACGCTAAAAGACAAGAATTACAAAATGTGCAAAGAGAAACCCAGGCCTTAAAAACGGAAAAAGGTAATCTCCAACAAGAAGTTAATGAACTATCTAGTTATGAAAGAGTTATGCAGTATGCCAAGGACAACGGCTTGAAGCTAGAAGAAGAAAATATAAGGAATGTCACCAATGAAACATCAAAATAG
- the mraY gene encoding phospho-N-acetylmuramoyl-pentapeptide-transferase, with translation MLFTFILSFVITVILIPIFIQWMHAKQFGQEILAIGPSWHKQKSGTPTMGGLVFLFASLLALTIHKLWNHYFSLPLVILMLSLVLFAGIGFVDDFLKIFKKQNEGLTSKQKFLSQLMASAVLILAMYFSGLNFSLPLPFGLSTSSILVVFIFAVFWITGFSNAFNLTDGIDGLASGNGIISLTAYLIIFLKQGQMDLALFNVALIASLFGFLIFNMKTAKVFMGDAGSLAIGASLAVISLMTGNPWSLLVFGFIYVVETASVMIQVTYFKKTGKRIFKMTPIHHHFEMEGWSEWKIDFVLWGIAAALSVIGIFIF, from the coding sequence ATGCTATTTACCTTTATATTGAGTTTTGTAATAACGGTTATCTTAATACCGATCTTTATCCAATGGATGCATGCTAAACAATTTGGTCAGGAGATTTTAGCCATTGGTCCCAGCTGGCACAAGCAAAAAAGTGGCACCCCTACTATGGGAGGCTTAGTTTTCCTATTTGCTAGTTTGTTGGCCTTGACGATCCACAAACTTTGGAATCATTACTTTTCCCTTCCTCTGGTAATTCTAATGCTTTCCTTAGTTCTCTTCGCTGGGATCGGCTTTGTGGATGACTTTTTGAAAATTTTCAAAAAACAAAATGAAGGCCTAACATCGAAGCAAAAATTTTTATCCCAGCTTATGGCCTCGGCCGTTCTGATTCTGGCCATGTATTTTTCGGGGTTAAACTTTTCCTTACCGCTTCCCTTTGGCTTGAGTACTTCATCTATTTTAGTGGTCTTTATTTTTGCGGTTTTTTGGATCACCGGCTTTTCCAATGCATTCAACCTCACCGATGGAATTGACGGTTTAGCCAGTGGTAACGGGATTATTAGCCTAACTGCCTATCTCATTATCTTTTTAAAACAAGGGCAGATGGATCTGGCGCTCTTCAACGTTGCCTTGATTGCTTCTTTGTTTGGTTTTCTAATCTTTAATATGAAAACCGCTAAAGTCTTTATGGGTGACGCTGGTTCATTGGCAATTGGCGCTAGCTTAGCGGTGATTAGCTTAATGACTGGAAATCCTTGGAGTTTATTAGTTTTCGGTTTTATTTACGTCGTGGAAACGGCTAGTGTCATGATTCAAGTGACTTATTTCAAAAAGACTGGCAAGCGCATTTTCAAAATGACCCCCATCCACCATCATTTTGAAATGGAAGGCTGGAGTGAATGGAAAATTGACTTTGTTTTATGGGGCATTGCTGCAGCTTTAAGTGTTATCGGAATTTTTATTTTTTAG
- a CDS encoding cell division protein FtsQ/DivIB yields MVDWDKEARRFRQRRQEAEKQEELASSEGQADESSDDPGLSQVHPQKHLGLKDKQQGLPNEEEGKGEDSTKDQEQKHKKTFNYRKYINWTYLSRSKNKKVQLKSVSWARLILAAAFLFMIIFSVLWLSPLNRIAAIEVSGNNIVPQEQILYGSGLRENMTYLGIESKTGVVDNRLKQLFPSVRSVQLNAKGNRTVEVNVQEFRAIGYVKKQDFYYPVLENHIILDGAIPYLDQDIPLFTSFEDQELLHLANQLSKLSDDLLAKINEVVNISDDNYPNHIALKMEDGNIVVGFIDSIADRMQYYEQIVSELEGKTGVINMEVGSYFQEKNPLNDPFVSPEEKASYQEKVDQVKEKSKEKQSKADKHSSESKPGDKPKPRGEQSGASEEGTSSQRQTSSQSNPRPGTNSSQQSSTVTQTRSSNS; encoded by the coding sequence ATGGTTGATTGGGATAAGGAAGCCCGACGCTTTCGTCAACGGCGTCAAGAGGCCGAGAAGCAGGAAGAATTGGCCTCAAGTGAAGGGCAAGCCGATGAGTCCAGTGATGACCCTGGACTAAGTCAAGTGCATCCGCAAAAACACTTAGGGCTAAAAGATAAGCAACAAGGCCTGCCAAATGAAGAAGAGGGAAAGGGCGAAGATTCCACTAAAGATCAAGAGCAAAAGCACAAAAAGACTTTTAATTATAGAAAGTATATCAATTGGACCTATTTATCCCGGTCAAAGAACAAAAAAGTGCAGTTAAAATCAGTCTCGTGGGCACGATTGATTTTAGCTGCTGCTTTCCTTTTTATGATTATTTTTAGTGTCCTTTGGCTTTCACCACTTAACCGTATCGCTGCAATTGAAGTAAGTGGGAATAATATTGTCCCCCAAGAGCAGATTCTCTATGGATCAGGCTTACGGGAAAATATGACCTATCTAGGGATTGAATCAAAAACCGGGGTGGTGGATAACCGCTTAAAACAATTGTTCCCCAGTGTCCGCAGTGTTCAGCTGAATGCTAAGGGAAATCGAACGGTCGAAGTTAATGTCCAAGAATTCCGTGCCATTGGCTATGTGAAGAAACAAGATTTTTATTATCCCGTTTTGGAAAATCATATTATTCTTGATGGGGCTATTCCTTATCTTGACCAGGATATTCCCCTCTTTACGAGTTTTGAAGACCAAGAACTTCTTCACCTGGCCAACCAACTTTCCAAATTGTCTGATGACTTACTGGCTAAGATTAATGAGGTTGTGAATATTAGCGATGATAATTACCCTAACCATATTGCTTTAAAAATGGAAGATGGTAATATCGTGGTAGGTTTTATCGATAGTATCGCTGACCGGATGCAGTATTATGAGCAAATCGTTAGTGAATTAGAAGGAAAAACCGGGGTAATTAATATGGAAGTAGGGAGCTATTTCCAAGAAAAGAATCCCCTCAACGATCCTTTTGTGAGTCCGGAGGAAAAAGCTTCCTACCAAGAAAAAGTGGACCAGGTAAAGGAAAAGTCTAAAGAAAAGCAGTCAAAGGCTGATAAGCATAGCAGCGAGTCTAAGCCAGGAGATAAACCTAAGCCAAGAGGAGAGCAAAGCGGAGCAAGTGAGGAAGGGACTTCTTCACAAAGGCAAACTAGTAGTCAGTCCAACCCTAGACCCGGCACTAATTCGAGCCAGCAGTCATCAACAGTGACTCAGACTAGGTCAAGTAATTCTTAG
- the murG gene encoding undecaprenyldiphospho-muramoylpentapeptide beta-N-acetylglucosaminyltransferase: protein MRIVLSGGGTGGHIYPALALRKEILTQYPQAEFLYIGTEKGLEGKIVPNLGIDFQTIRIQGLKRSLSFDNVRTLAYMVKSIHQCKKYLKAFQPDVVIGTGGYVCAPVLYQAAKMKIPTIIHEQNSVAGVTNKFLSRYVDKICICYSEVKEDFKHHNNKVVFTGNPRAQELAGDSSQVDLESFHLDNDLPTVLIFGGSRGAQRINEVVLDMVGELQHRSYQSIIATGDIYYEDWQARFPNMENFSNVRILPYINNMPELMRKVDLVVCRSGATTLTELTAVGTPSILIPSPNVTNNHQQHNAESLVNNQAAKMILEKDLSPKRLLQTIDELMTNPGKRIQMSHQAKNLGVPDASDRIIQVIKDLL, encoded by the coding sequence ATGCGAATCGTTTTATCTGGTGGTGGGACAGGCGGACATATTTATCCAGCCCTAGCACTGAGGAAAGAAATTTTAACGCAATACCCCCAAGCGGAATTCCTCTATATTGGAACAGAAAAGGGGCTTGAAGGGAAAATTGTTCCTAATTTGGGCATTGACTTTCAGACGATTAGAATCCAGGGGCTAAAACGCTCACTTTCTTTTGACAATGTGCGCACTCTAGCCTACATGGTCAAAAGTATTCATCAATGTAAAAAATATTTAAAAGCTTTCCAACCAGATGTGGTGATTGGAACAGGTGGTTATGTTTGTGCACCGGTTCTTTACCAAGCCGCTAAGATGAAAATTCCAACGATTATTCATGAACAAAATAGTGTTGCTGGGGTCACTAATAAGTTTCTCAGTCGCTATGTTGATAAAATTTGTATTTGCTATTCTGAGGTCAAGGAAGATTTTAAACATCACAATAATAAGGTGGTCTTTACGGGAAACCCTAGGGCCCAAGAATTAGCTGGAGATTCTTCTCAAGTTGATTTAGAAAGTTTTCACTTAGATAATGACCTGCCTACAGTGCTTATATTTGGCGGAAGCCGGGGGGCACAACGGATCAATGAAGTGGTTTTGGACATGGTAGGTGAACTACAACACCGGTCCTATCAAAGTATCATCGCCACTGGAGATATTTACTATGAGGATTGGCAAGCTCGCTTTCCTAATATGGAGAACTTTTCCAATGTTAGAATCCTGCCGTATATCAATAATATGCCTGAACTTATGCGTAAGGTAGACTTAGTTGTTTGTCGGAGTGGAGCAACGACGCTTACTGAACTGACGGCAGTCGGTACACCAAGTATCTTGATTCCTAGTCCTAATGTAACTAATAACCACCAACAGCATAACGCTGAAAGTTTGGTCAACAATCAGGCTGCCAAAATGATCCTAGAAAAAGACCTCAGCCCTAAACGCTTACTGCAAACTATTGATGAACTAATGACCAATCCGGGTAAGCGCATCCAAATGAGCCACCAAGCAAAAAACTTAGGCGTCCCTGATGCTAGTGATCGGATTATTCAAGTCATTAAAGATCTGCTCTAA